A stretch of the Capsicum annuum cultivar UCD-10X-F1 chromosome 10, UCD10Xv1.1, whole genome shotgun sequence genome encodes the following:
- the LOC107843702 gene encoding short chain aldehyde dehydrogenase 1, with protein sequence MNASTSPLAQTRRRLEGKVAIITGGASGFGESTVRLFLQNGAKVVIADVQDEIGQSLCNNLLSCPDDDNDNDNNDIDVTYIHCDVTKASDVESLIDTTVSKYGKLDIMFNNAGIPGNLDFNIIDTDNENFKRVFDVNVYGSFLGAKYAARVMIPAKKGVILFTSSSASVSSGESPHSYTVSKHAVVGLMKNLCAELGQHGIRVNCVSPCAVATPLLVKAMGVDKSVVNGIICSSANLKGVVPTAEDVAEAALYLASDEAKFVSGVNLVIDGGYNGTNTTYINTIRSVLSWV encoded by the exons ATGAATGCCTCCACTTCTCCTTTAGCTCAGACACGAAGAAG ATTAGAAGGCAAAGTAGCAATTATAACTGGAGGAGCTAGTGGATTTGGAGAAAGTACAGTAAGACTTTTCTTACAAAATGGTGCAAAAGTTGTTATAGCAGATGTTCAAGATGAAATAGGCCAATCCCTTTGCAACAATCTCCTTAGTTGTCCTGACGACGACAACGACAACGACAACAACGACATTGATGTTACATACATACATTGTGATGTAACAAAGGCCTCAGACGTTGAGAGCCTCATCGACACGACAGTTTCCAAGTATGGCAAACTCGACATCATGTTCAATAATGCAG GAATCCCAGGGAATCTCGATTTCAACATAATCGATACGGATAATGAGAATTTCAAAAGAGTATTTGACGTTAACGTGTACGGATCATTTCTCGGAGCAAAATATGCAGCTCGGGTTATGATCCCAGCAAAGAAAGGTGTCATTCTTTTTACATCTAGCTCCGCCTCCGTTTCCTCGGGCGAATCACCACATTCATACACTGTCTCGAAACATGCAGTTGTTGGACTTATGAAAAATTTATGTGCTGAGTTAGgtcaacatggtatcagagtcaacTGTGTTTCGCCATGCGCGGTGGCGACTCCATTGTTAGTGAAGGCAATGGGGGTTGATAAGAGTGTGGTGAACGGGATAATTTGCTCGTCGGCGAATTTAAAAGGGGTGGTGCCCACTGCAGAGGATGTGGCAGAGGCTGCGTTGTATTTGGCTAGTGATGAAGCTAAGTTTGTTAGTGGTGTTAATCTTGTGATTGATGGAGGTTATAACGGTACTAATACGACTTATATTAACACGATTCGAAGTGTATTATCTTGGGTATAG
- the LOC107844637 gene encoding uncharacterized mitochondrial protein AtMg00810-like, which translates to MKDLGQLRYFLGIEVMQSKEGILLNQRKYTLQLIAETGLSGAKPTSTPLEFNHKLTSLELDQHMGLTSNPELEDITSYQKLVGKLLYLTITRPDICFRAQAACPNTRRSVAGYVVKFGDSLISWKSKKQQTVSRSSAEAEYRSMAAVFQNLCGLHDY; encoded by the exons ATGAAGGATTTGGGGCAGTTGAGGTACTTTCTGGGTATTGAAGTGATGCAATCTAAGGAAGGTATTTTACTTAACCAGAGGAAATACACACTACAACTTATTGCAGAGACAGGTCTTAGTGGAGCTAAACCTACTAGTACACCTCTTGAGTTTAATCATAAGCTTACCAGTTTGGAGTTAGATCAGCATATGGGACTTACTTCTAATCCTGAACTAGAAGATATCACTAGTTATCAAAAATTAGTGGGAAAATTGCTATATCTCACTATCACGAGACCAGATATTTGTTTTAGAGCTCAA GCAGCCTGTCCCAACACTAGAAGATCAGTAGCCGGATATGTTGTCAAATTTGGAGATTCATTGATCTCTTGGAAATCTAAGAAGCAACAAACTGTAAGCAGGAGCTCAGCTGAAGCTGAGTATAGAAGCATGGCAGCAGTGTTTCAGAACTTGTGTGGCTTGCACGATTATTAA
- the LOC107843703 gene encoding MTOR-associated protein MEAK7 translates to MGNSQSNSTNPRFTLAKRAFTEKKLQDLKSLFDSLAAQSQSSGQYVSPSVFKAYIGVEGPLGDRMFDLVTQKRKDQKLTYEDLVIAKGTYEKGTNDDIEEFIYQLLDVFGDGTVGRSDLEAVLTAVLRNISSHESHQPEPSSDREVLDSFLNAANLTTDDKNSAENCLSFEEFRRWCAHLPSVRKFLGSLLSPRGSGTEVPMLIHPENIDPAVILLRKEYAWHIGGALPKDELHEWRLLYHSTVHGLSFNTFLGNISNDKGPTLLIIKDKEGYIYGGYASQPWERHADFYGDMKSFLFQLYPKASVFRPTGANSNIQWCAINFSSESIPNGIGFGGRVNHFGLFISANFDQGHTFTCTTFGSPSLSKTQKIFPEVIECWGVAIKRAQEDTQDRLKGTVLDRFKEDRHMLNMVGLANSSE, encoded by the exons ATGGGAAACTCTCAGTCGAATTCAACGAATCCACGCTTTACTTTAGCCAAAAG AGCCTTTACGGAGAAGAAACTACAAGACCTAAAATcattgttcgattcactagctgCACAATCTCAAAGCAGTGGACAATATGTTTCTCCTTCTGTTTTCAAG GCGTATATTGGAGTTGAAGGGCCGTTGGGCGATAGAATGTTTGATTTGGTCACACAGAAACGTAAGGATCAAAAACTTACATATGAGGATCTTGTGATTGCTAAA GGAACCTATGAAAAAGGGACAAATGATGATATTGAAGAGTTTATCTATCAGTTGTTAGATGTCTTTGGTGATGGTACTGTTGGAAG ATCAGATCTTGAAGCTGTCTTGACTGCAGTACTCAGAAATATATCTTCTCATGAGAGCCATCAACCTGAACCTAGTTCAGACAGGGAAGTTCTTGACAGTTTCCTCAATGCTGCAAATTTAACAACAGATGATAAAAATTCCGCTGAAAATTGTTTGTCCTTTGAGGAATTTAGAAGATGGTGTGCGCATCTTCCATCAGTAAGGAAGTTTCTTGGAAGTCTGTTGTCTCCACGTGGTTCAG GCACTGAGGTTCCCATGTTAATACACCCAGAAAATATTGATCCAGCTGTTATATTGTTAAGAAAGGAATATGCTTGGCATATAGGGGGTGCCCTCCCAAAAGACGAGTTGCATGAATGGAGACTTTTGTATCACAGTACAGTACATGGTCTAAGCTTCAATACATTCCTGGGGAACATTTC AAATGACAAAGGACCAACTTTATtgataataaaagacaaagaaggcTATATTTATGGGGGTTATGCTTCTCAACCATGGGAGAGGCATGCTGACTTTTATGGGGACATGAAGTCTTTCCTATTCCAGCTATACCCAAAAGCATCAGTTTTCCGTCCAACTGGAGCGAACTCTAATATACAGTGG TGTGCTATAAATTTTAGTTCTGAGAGCATCCCCAATGGCATTGGTTTTGGAGGACGAGTGAACCACTTCGGCTTGTTTATCTCAGCTAACTTTGACCAAGGTCATACTTTCACCTGCACTACCTTTGGCAGTCCTAGTTTATCAAAGACCCAAAAGATCTTCCCAGAAGTGATCGAATGCTGGGGAGTTGCAATAAAAAGAGCTCAAGAAGATACTCAGGATCGACTTAAGGGTACCGTGTTAGATAGATTTAAAGAGGACCGTCATATGCTTAACATGGTTGGACTTGCAAATTCAAGTGAGTGA